A part of Solibacillus sp. FSL H8-0538 genomic DNA contains:
- a CDS encoding DUF2642 domain-containing protein, giving the protein MINLLQYAGKETITLELSGNTLIKGSIIDLSRDIVVLFNGIDFLYIPVEHIQHVTKASNENEAVVEPSELPSINKNELTLPGILTQALGFYTELYVMRNESLHGYITHVLQDYFVFHSPIYKTMYIASKHLKSLIPYPHNQLPYGLHRDNAAPSDLEPTLAAQLAKMTNELVILNQSTKPYHIGKIMKMDGPFIEMQSARMANTYVNLEHVKIVRRV; this is encoded by the coding sequence GTGATCAATTTACTTCAGTATGCAGGTAAAGAAACGATTACACTTGAACTTTCGGGAAATACATTGATTAAAGGATCAATTATTGATTTAAGTCGTGACATAGTCGTGTTGTTTAATGGAATTGATTTTTTGTATATTCCGGTTGAACATATTCAGCATGTTACAAAAGCAAGTAATGAGAATGAGGCTGTGGTAGAGCCCTCTGAGTTGCCAAGTATTAATAAAAACGAATTGACTTTACCAGGTATCCTTACCCAAGCACTAGGGTTCTATACAGAACTTTATGTCATGCGTAACGAGTCCCTGCACGGATATATTACGCATGTATTACAGGACTATTTTGTATTCCATTCACCGATTTATAAGACGATGTATATTGCAAGTAAGCATTTGAAATCGCTTATTCCATATCCGCACAACCAATTGCCTTACGGACTGCATAGAGATAATGCAGCACCTTCCGACTTGGAACCAACATTAGCAGCACAGTTAGCGAAAATGACAAACGAGCTTGTCATTTTGAATCAAAGTACAAAGCCATATCATATCGGAAAAATCATGAAAATGGATGGACCATTTATTGAAATGCAATCAGCGAGAATGGCTAATACGTATGTGAATTTAGAGCACGTGAAGATTGTGCGTAGGGTGTAG
- a CDS encoding methyl-accepting chemotaxis protein, giving the protein MALNASLKTKILVPLLSLLVISFTLLIIILSSSNGKALKENTISQSSTMIDSTSETITSYFAQYKNGMNLLSQNKELITVASESVSSDSLQVDALYEALVPFTDIYNGVLSTYVGLANKQTVITPNNTIPENYDPHSRDWYKDAVQANGPVWSEPYIDAFTGEKVITISQPIYKGDTFLGVIATDLSLSSLMEMVQTIDPGYKGNVILISSLGNAIVHESIEEENLFEINDYAFLEKLQQTDEDIHTEETTSGITIYKRVSDLNWIVGAEYAENNVNALSNSTTKTLIITSVVVLILMAALILYIVGRLVKPINHLEKQAQQIATGDLTVEMVATSADEIGRLSTSFNEMVTKTSATLHQIQESVNQLSLSSESLNAYSEEMNAVSDEIAKATSSISEDASIVSQEAANAASSSAVLQVQMETINENTGVLSSTAHNVDSISQEALQQIEHLDHANHSMQQKIGHMQEVISSLETGMVTIESITTMITNISSQTNLLALNASIEAARAGEHGKGFAVVADEVRKLAEQSAEAASNVQLAIQGILSKTKEASYEMRQTNEQFDVQLQAVDQTTTAFQQMSAQVTDMLQAIHTINEEVSTATASSALMQKQMAEILSASDQTLAATEEVTSSTHEQSQATHTVATASEELLGMAHEMKRLIDQFKMK; this is encoded by the coding sequence TTGGCACTTAATGCTTCATTAAAAACAAAAATTTTAGTCCCCCTACTATCCTTACTTGTCATCTCTTTTACCTTGCTTATTATCATTCTATCTAGTTCCAATGGTAAAGCACTAAAAGAAAATACTATTTCACAAAGCTCTACAATGATTGATAGCACGTCTGAAACAATTACTTCCTATTTTGCTCAATATAAAAATGGAATGAATTTACTTTCTCAAAATAAAGAGCTAATAACCGTTGCATCTGAATCGGTTTCATCAGATTCCCTTCAAGTTGACGCACTTTATGAAGCACTTGTGCCGTTTACGGATATTTATAATGGAGTATTAAGTACATATGTTGGTTTGGCAAATAAGCAAACTGTCATTACGCCCAATAACACAATTCCGGAAAACTATGATCCGCATTCCCGTGATTGGTATAAAGATGCTGTACAGGCAAATGGTCCAGTCTGGAGCGAGCCATATATTGATGCATTTACAGGAGAGAAAGTCATTACAATCTCTCAACCGATTTATAAGGGAGATACTTTTTTAGGCGTGATCGCAACAGATTTAAGCCTTTCCTCTTTAATGGAAATGGTGCAAACCATTGATCCGGGCTACAAAGGCAATGTGATCCTTATAAGTTCACTTGGTAATGCAATCGTCCATGAGTCCATTGAAGAAGAAAACTTATTCGAAATTAATGATTACGCCTTTTTAGAAAAATTACAACAAACTGACGAAGACATTCATACAGAAGAAACGACATCTGGAATAACCATCTATAAGCGCGTATCAGATTTAAACTGGATTGTCGGAGCAGAATATGCAGAGAATAACGTAAATGCGCTTTCCAACTCAACAACGAAAACGCTTATCATTACCAGTGTTGTTGTGCTGATTCTAATGGCAGCTTTAATTTTATACATTGTCGGACGCCTCGTAAAACCAATTAATCATCTAGAAAAGCAAGCACAACAAATTGCGACTGGTGATTTAACGGTTGAAATGGTGGCAACAAGCGCAGATGAAATTGGCCGACTGTCAACATCCTTTAATGAAATGGTGACAAAAACGAGCGCTACACTCCACCAAATTCAAGAATCTGTCAACCAGCTTAGCCTTTCCTCTGAAAGCTTAAATGCCTATTCAGAAGAAATGAATGCAGTAAGTGATGAAATTGCTAAAGCAACGTCTTCTATTTCAGAAGATGCGTCGATTGTCAGTCAGGAAGCAGCGAATGCGGCCAGCTCATCTGCTGTTTTACAGGTGCAAATGGAAACTATTAATGAAAATACAGGGGTGCTCTCTTCTACTGCACATAATGTAGATTCAATTAGTCAAGAAGCGTTACAGCAAATTGAACATTTAGATCATGCGAACCATTCAATGCAGCAAAAAATTGGGCATATGCAAGAGGTAATCTCATCATTAGAAACAGGCATGGTAACTATCGAAAGTATTACGACGATGATTACAAACATTTCATCACAAACAAATTTACTTGCACTAAACGCGTCGATTGAAGCAGCACGAGCTGGTGAACATGGGAAAGGCTTTGCTGTCGTAGCCGATGAAGTACGGAAATTGGCGGAGCAATCTGCTGAAGCTGCATCAAATGTTCAGTTAGCTATCCAAGGCATTTTATCGAAAACAAAAGAGGCTTCATATGAAATGCGTCAAACGAATGAGCAATTCGACGTACAGCTACAAGCAGTAGATCAAACGACTACTGCATTCCAGCAAATGTCAGCTCAAGTAACTGATATGCTTCAAGCCATTCATACAATCAATGAAGAAGTGTCAACCGCTACCGCCTCTTCTGCACTAATGCAAAAGCAAATGGCAGAAATATTAAGCGCTAGCGATCAAACCCTTGCCGCAACAGAGGAAGTGACAAGCTCTACTCACGAGCAAAGTCAGGCTACACATACAGTCGCAACAGCTTCTGAAGAACTGCTTGGCATGGCACACGAAATGAAACGCCTTATCGACCAATTTAAAATGAAATAA
- a CDS encoding arsenic transporter, producing MVDSSVTLMMVVFMLTILFMLWRPFGINEVIPTTIGAGIILITGIVSWQDVSGIVTIVSGPAITILSTIMMSIVLESIGFFRWIAYNIIIKSKNSGTRLYIYTNLLCFFTTMLFNNDGSILITTPIIIHIVKLLRFKPHQIFPYLISGALIATAASAPIAVSNISNLIALKMIGLSLNSYVNMMFVPSMIGICIIALLLYLYFHKELPKKITFIPHHYTMNPSAHPLSTNREEEVIDWQMIKICLIIVVATRTSFFVLTPLGISIEWIGLVGALILIAYRWMKTRTGIIDIVKGSPWHIFLFAFNMYVLVYGLQNVGFNDMIIRLLKDFAEQDAMNAAIAFGVLSTVLSNVFNNLPAVMIGTFSIMDMDLSPLLLQIAYLANVLGSDIGALLTPIGTLATLIWMFILKKNGIHITWGKYLKVTVYVIPIGLIVSLFSLYAWTMWLFE from the coding sequence ATGGTGGATAGCTCGGTTACATTGATGATGGTTGTTTTTATGCTAACAATATTATTCATGTTGTGGCGACCGTTTGGCATCAATGAAGTAATACCCACAACAATTGGTGCGGGCATTATTTTAATAACGGGCATTGTTTCGTGGCAAGATGTTTCGGGCATCGTTACAATTGTCAGCGGCCCTGCAATAACGATTCTATCTACCATTATGATGTCCATTGTACTTGAAAGCATCGGTTTTTTTCGATGGATTGCTTATAATATCATTATCAAGTCTAAGAATTCGGGCACTCGACTATACATTTATACGAATTTACTATGTTTCTTTACAACAATGCTGTTCAATAATGACGGGAGCATTTTAATTACAACACCAATCATTATTCATATCGTCAAACTTCTCCGATTTAAGCCTCACCAAATCTTCCCGTATTTAATTTCGGGTGCTCTCATTGCCACTGCAGCAAGTGCTCCAATCGCCGTCAGCAATATTTCAAATTTAATCGCACTAAAAATGATTGGCCTCAGCCTAAATAGTTATGTCAATATGATGTTCGTTCCGTCGATGATTGGCATTTGTATAATTGCATTGCTTTTATATTTGTATTTTCACAAAGAGCTGCCGAAGAAAATTACATTTATTCCTCATCACTACACAATGAATCCATCAGCCCATCCACTTAGTACGAATCGGGAAGAAGAAGTGATCGATTGGCAAATGATTAAAATTTGTTTAATCATTGTCGTAGCGACGAGAACTAGCTTTTTTGTGCTTACCCCACTAGGCATATCAATTGAATGGATTGGCCTTGTAGGTGCATTGATTTTGATTGCTTACAGGTGGATGAAAACGAGAACGGGAATAATTGATATAGTTAAAGGGTCGCCCTGGCATATTTTTTTATTTGCCTTCAACATGTATGTCCTTGTATACGGTCTACAAAATGTCGGATTCAATGACATGATTATTCGCTTACTTAAAGACTTTGCTGAGCAAGATGCAATGAATGCTGCAATTGCGTTTGGCGTACTTTCTACTGTACTCTCAAACGTATTTAATAATCTTCCAGCTGTCATGATTGGTACGTTTTCCATTATGGATATGGACTTAAGCCCACTACTGTTACAAATAGCATATTTAGCAAATGTATTGGGAAGTGATATCGGTGCACTCCTAACGCCAATTGGTACACTCGCAACGCTTATTTGGATGTTTATATTGAAAAAAAACGGCATTCACATCACATGGGGGAAATATCTCAAAGTTACGGTTTATGTTATTCCAATTGGATTAATTGTGAGTTTATTTAGTTTATATGCATGGACGATGTGGCTATTTGAATGA